Part of the Lotus japonicus ecotype B-129 chromosome 6, LjGifu_v1.2 genome, gataaaatgagagagatataaataaaaatatgtgaaaatgaagtgttttgaaaatgtgGTGTGCATACGTCATTGTTGAATCTAAAATTATGTTTTCATCACACCATTCTTACACTTTTAAAGAGATATGGGAACAAAAGAGGGAGGAGTGAAATGACATGTGATAGTAATAACATAAGAGAGACAGAAAGAAAACGAAGTGAAAATGAATTGTAAGATGAATTGAAGTGTGAGTATAACATAATTCATAATAGATCATATATAACAAATTTACCTTTTCtatcttttcttcctatctctctatTCATTAGGTGGGCATAAGAAAATTCGGGTATAGGAGAAGCTACTATGTCCGTTCAGATTGAAAAATCAATCATATAGTATATAAAACTGACACTTATTGAGTGGGTCATTTTCTCACAACATTAAAATCAATATATTccaatttttgaaattaattaatataatataatataattttttaattagtgCTAATTTTAATTGGCAATCTAATATGATTTGAATAACTAACAATATAACTAATTATCTTATTTTAACAAGATTAATATTTAAGAATAGCTCCATTATCttgatttaatttttgaaaTCCAAAAAACCAGTCAAATTCAAACTATTAATTTTATCAAGATATAAAAGTTAACTGACTAATGTTTAAGTTCGTTGATTTTgatttctaattttattttttatctaatACAAAAAATCCAAAttcttcttaattttttttataaaaagataGTTATTGAATTGGTACatcaaaaatataaattacaccCTCCAGAGGTTAATTTCTGGACTTTCCCCTtgccaactcatatgtctcacAACTCTTATTACTTTAGCTATCATTCAGGGGCAATTATTAGATATAATTACTTagcttaacttttttttttcattattaaatatttatgtGTTGTAGAGTTGTAGCCACTGCGAGGATGCAAGCTCCATGGGAGGCGGCAAGGTCATTCGCAATGAAGCAGGTAGTTGGGTTTTTGGTTTTTGTCACATACGACGGAGTCCCTTTATGTGCAAAAGCGCAACGACATTCACATCCACAGGCAGGTGCTGAAGAGATCATCAAGTTGTTACGCAGGAGCTGGCGAGTGGAACTGGTTTGGGTGCCGCGTGAGGGGAACTCGGTGATGGATTGGCTGGCTAAGCAAGGCTCCCATCTTCCATCCCCTGAATTTTGTGTGTTGGAGACCCCCCACCGGGTTTAGGGCACCTCCTTTTGAAGGATTCCCTGAGTAGCTCTTAGTCTTTTCATTTGTTTTGTCattttattttccgatgtataaaaaaaataaagagaatttaatttaatgaactTTAACTAActtaatttcaaataaaataaagtaatagaaattaatttgctgttaatttaattataataaattattttggatGCATCATTTTAGGTATGAACCATATACTTAAAACATATGAATCATTTACTATGATCATCATTTCTAAATGCACATTCATGTCAAATGTGTGTTTCAGGCAGCAAAAAGACTCCTTAGACGCTTCGTTGGTTAAGGACATCACTAAGATGATTGATTAAATGGACATTCATGATTGATAGCAGCCAAGTCATTTAGAAGAGTATGAGATTTTGTGGCAAATGGTGACTCGATTATTTTGTCTTAGGCTATACCAAGgaagaaataaagataaaagagTTTTCAATTTACCAACAATCGATGAAGTGGCTGCCTTCACAGTTGTGGCAAATGCGAACGAGATATTGATGAAGGACATTTCAGGTGAATTTATGAGATTGCACGAGACTCATATTTCTTTCACCCCGTTGCAACATCCTTTGTTGTTCCCTTATGGAGAAAACGGCTTTCAAGATGGCATCTCATATAGAGAACCTGTAATTGTGATTAAGACAAGATACGACTTAAAGTCAGCCTTAGAtgagttgaatttttttaatgacaTGTTTACTTTATAATCTTGATCTAAAttgttaatatttatttttggtttttctaAATTGTTAATATATGTATTCATCTTCTTTGGGTACACAATTTATATAGAATGTCCATTCTTGTCGAAGCCCCCATtacttttttttgataggccaaATTTCTCCTTCAAAGATTAATCTCTAGACCTTCTCTTCTCTTACTTATATGTTCCCAAAGATCTGCCCACTTaaactactccctccggtcctatttataagcatgaaagagaagaaaaatcttggtcctttttataagaaccaaatgaaagtttgagctatattaattatttttttccaatgatgcccttattaattctaacttgtaaaatgtgtctcattaattattctctctctttctcactttccaacattaataacaaagggtaattttggaagtttattttgattcaagacatatttaatgcattttacctagtttaactacatttcttaaactatgtgaattttttttttgttgcttataaataggaccggagggagtatcttTCACGGACAAGTTCAACACATTAAAATTAATACAAATGTTGCTTTTCAGCAGATGAACCCGTGGGATTGAGGGTGGTGGTGCGTAATTTTTTGGGCAAGGTTGTTGCTTCTGCTTTTGAGAAACAACCGGAAACTATGTCGGCGGTGTTGGGTGAATCTCTAGTATTGTGTTGGGCCATTACTGTGCCATTGGAGTTTGCATTTCTGTAAATGCGTTTGCAGACACTTTTCACATAAGGTAAAACTTTCAAGTGGGTGACATGTAAATGCGTTTGCAGAAACTTTTCACATAAAGTAAAACTTTAAATTACGTTAATACTAATCCACCCCTCCTGGTTTAATCAACTTTTTTCGCAATGGGATCTAAGTTAAAACAACTACTCCATAACTAACCAGATAACTAaaccaaaatgaaaataatttatcacAATAATAAGTTCATGATCAAATCCAATTAGGCTAAACTAAGATGATGTGAGCTGGTCATCATGTTGGGCCAAGATTCTGAGCTTGACAGTATCTAAGTAGGGATGCACTGTTGGCCCAATTGTATCTCCATATCTGCTCAATTCCGGTCACTGAAAGCTTAGTTTTTCGACCAAAAACTAAAAGAAAAGCATATCAGAATCAGCAAGGCATCGATCTGATAGTTTCTTCCACCATCTGAGAACTTTGCAAAGTTGTTGTATACCATAAGTACATAAATGATATCTGGCCTAATTGTGGTCAGATACAATAATCTTCTAATGCTTACTGCAAATGTCTTCTCCAGGCAAAAAATATATTACATAtctgaaaaatagaaaaataaatgatgTAAAATGGGTTAATAAGATGTCATTTCTATCAACCTTAAAATCAAACAAACTCTAAATTGTTGTATTGCTGCTAAAGATAGGCATTACACACTCAAACTCGCCCAAAAAAATGGAAATTATGTTGGTATAACCTTTACATCATAATACACAACATAAAGTCAATAGGTGTGAGTTAGTACGAAAGAGTTCAGATAACTTGCATTCAGTTCTTGGTTTAACTCTACTAGCCGCAATTAGCAATTATAGCACTTATTAAAATTTATAGTGTGTTTCGTTCCGCGGTGGGAAACCTCATAATCAAAATCTAGATCCTAAAGTTACCTTGCTTTCAAGTGTAGCTAGCGATGACACTTGTTGCAGTGATGGCTGGGATTCTTGTTAGGAGCTCCACAGTTGTAACAGAAGGCATGTCCACACCTGCAACCCAAAATAGAagaaaattcaaacacattgCAAATGTAACTGGAATTTGACAATAATCCACCAATTGCCCACCTCTCTCATACCAACCACCATATAATAATCAAATGTAGGAATTTCATGCTTCAAAGATATTTGTAGTGTGTGGTGATGGCTACAAACCCTTTACAAGATGATATATGTATTATAATAGTTGCTAGTTCCAAAGACACAAAAGTGGTGAGTAAGTGAAAACAAAACAGATTTCCAAGTCCATCAAGTTGTCTCCAAATAACAACAAACCAGTTTTGTCATGACATGTGACATGGATGAAGTAAATGGGAAAAATGAAGAATACAAAACAAACTCAAGCCAAGCCATGATTCTTCAGCACATGGAAACAAAGCCAACATGCTAGCATCCAAACCAAGCTCTAAATGCATGTTAATTTCTTAAATATAATAAAGAAAGAAGCATCACATTATCAATCAGAGAAACATATGCAAGTGCCCACCACAAAATTGACACCTAAACAGAGGCCAGTACCCAATCATGAGTCCTCATTCCTCAATCACAAGCTTCAACCACTATGCAATATGCAGAATCTATGTCATGTTTGGTTAGTCAAAATTGATCAGGGCATCAACCAAATTCAACAGAGCAAGAAGAAATGAAAGCTTAACCTGCATTTCATGTACATGCATCCTTCAGATTTTGCAACATAGAATTTGCAATGGGGGCACCTCTTCCACTTCTGATCCTTAGCAAGCTTCATCAACATCATATCTTCCTTCTCCCTCTCATCCTTCCCcagcttctgaaactcctcgcACGTAACCCCATCATGCCACGGCACCTTACACTGCGCACAGAACATCCTCCTACAATTAGGACACTCCGATTCCATAACCTTCTCCGCCCCATCATCAATCAACAGCGTAGAGCAATCCTTGAACGGGCAGTAGAATTTCTCCGACACCGCAAACAACGCCTCGCACGTCGCCGTCCCCCACCGATCAAACACCTCCGGCGAGAGAATCGCGCGACAATCCTCCGCCTCAAGCAAACCTGAACATCCAGAAACAGGACACCGGATGTTGATCACGTTCTCCTCAAGCTTGGACCGCACGTAGGTGGCGACGCAATCGGAGCAGTACGCGTGGGAACAGCCGCTGATGGCGAACGAGTCCCTCACCGTCTTGGTGTCCGTGCAGATTTCGCAGGTGAACGGCGCGTCATTTGATGATTCGGCTTTCTCGGTGTGGCGTTTTTTGATTCGTTTGCCGAAAGGGGTGTTTGCGGGGATGAAATTGAGGATTCTGACGTCGTCGTCGTCGTCGTCTTCGGTGTCGGAGAGAtcgatgacggtggtggtgggcGGCGTGCGGCGGGTGAAGGAGATGGAATCGACGTCGATGATTTCGATGGAAGGGGGAAGAacggttcttcttcttcttgtggtTCTGGTTTGGGGATTCAGAGTCATGGGATTGGGATTAGGGTTTTGGAGATTTGGGAATTGGGGATTGgtgattgatgatgatgatgaaggtggtggtggttcagTGAAAAGGGAGAAGGTGGGTGCTTCATATTCCATTGCTGCAGCACACTCTGCCACTGCGGTTTGGTTGCTGATTATGCACGTTTCTTGTACAAAAGTTCAAACCCGCTTAATAGTATTTTTTTGAATATCACTACTAGCATCAATTAAGGTAATTCTCtttcaaaaagaaaactaaACAATTAAGGTGATTCAATGTTTGATTTCTATGTTTGTAACACAAAAAAAGGTTTAAtttcttttgttatttttattttttatttttttgaaattcaactGCAAATATATTAAAAGCCAGTCGGCAACAGGTTCATTACATCAGCATCAATAAGCGGTGCGGCGGCTAAAGGGACCTCTTCCACCCATACCGTATCGGTATAAGCTTCCGAGTTCTTAGCCAAAAAATCCGCAACAGTATTGCCCGTACGGCGAACAAACATAACAGAAACTAAATCAAAAGCATGACTCAATAAACGACAATCATTAATAATGGAGCTCAAATACGACCGACCATCCTCCTTTGCATGCCAGTGGTTAAACAACTGCAGGCAATCTGTCTCCAGAGAAATCCGTCGGAAACCCAAATCAATAGCGAGCTGTAAGGACCACCGCATGGCCATTGCTTCAGCCAGAAGAGGAGTGGTAACATGAACTGGATAGGAGCACGCGGAGGCCATCACCTCACCTCTGTGATTACGAACCACCATACCCAAACCGGCTGCTCCCCCATCAACGAATGAAGCATCAAAATTGCACTTATAAGTTCCACGAGCAGGTCCACGCCAAGCCACATTTCTCTCTATCGTAGCTGGAGCTGATGCACCAACACGCACCTCCGCCTGCACACTAGCTACTCGCCGGAGGATGAGCTCCGTTGAAGAAGGTCGTTGCCGGAACTGGTGGTGATTGCGGGCCTCCCACATCATGTATATAGTTGTCTGGACTAGAGCCATCGCTTCACTATCATGAAGCTCATGAGTGTGTCTCCAAAAATCTGCAAATGTGAGAAAATTATCAACGCGGAGAGACAGAGGGGATGCAAACCAGACCTGACGAGCCGCTGGACAATGCAGGAAAAGGTGCTCCTCTGTCTCATTCTCTTCAGCACATATATTACAGCCTAGGTCGACATCGACATGGCGCCGAAACAGCTTCGCCCTCAAAGGAAGATAACCAGAAACCGCTCGCCAACTCACTTCCTTGCATCGTGGTAAGGCCGTGGATGCCCAGAAGCCTTTCCAGAACGTCGCTGTGAACAAGACagatgaggaagatgaaggagcTGCACGAGACGCTTGGTTCATTAGGAAGTTGTAACCTGCCTTGGAAGTGTATTGACCCCTCGAATCTGTGGGCCAAAACAGCACATCCGGGCCACCATTTATGCTCAAAGGGATTGAAATAATTTCCTCAGTTGTGCTTGGACTGAAAACATATTCTATCAAGTCTCTCTTCCAGCTGTGTTGCTCGTGGTTAATTAAATTGGCCACCTTAGATAGAGCTAGTGCTACAGCAAGGTCTTGCCTATAGATAGGGGAGGACCCACTAGGCAACCATTTATCAGTCCATAGATTTACTTGGGTTCCATCCCCAATCCTCCACATACCCCCACTATCAAAAATCCAACTGGTTTTCATGATACTAGACCATGCATAGCTAGGGCGAAACCCCTTTTTAGCCAACCTCAAATCACAGTTATTAAAATATACCGCCTTGAAAATACGCGCCAAAAGGCTCTCTGGTTTCGTATAAATACGCCACCAATTttttgccaccaaagccaaatTGAAAGATTTAAAGTCTCTAAATCCCAAGCCACCATCTGTTTTATTCTTGCATAGGGTCTCCCATTTAGTCCAATGTAGACCTTGTCTAGACGGATCTCTGCCCCAGAAAAATTTTGAGACCATGCGGTCAATATCTGCACATAAACCATCAGGTAAAATAAAGCAAGACATGACATAAGAAGGTATCGCTTGCACTACGGATTTAATCAAAACTTCCCTCCCTGCTCGTGATAAAAATTTCTCTTTCCATCCTTTAAGCTTTTTCCAAACTCTATCCTTGAcaaaatgaaagattcgggattTAGACTTACCAATGATGGTCGGTAATCCCAAATACTTGTCATAGCTTTCCACCGCCTTTACATTCAACAGCTGCTTAAGCTCATGAAAACAATTATCAGGTACATTTCGGCTTACAGAAAGCATAGATTTGTCAAGGTTAATCATCTGGCCAGAAGCTATCTCATAGATGGTGAGGATTTTTTTCAGGCACAGGgcctcctcaactcttgctcgaGCAAACAAGACACTGTCATCTGCAAAAAGCAAATGAGAAATGGCAGGAGCATGCCTACTAATTTTAAGGCCAGTGAGGTCAGATGAAAGAATAGATTTTTCAATTAGAGCCGAGAAAACTTCCCCACACAGGATAAATAAATAAGGAGATAGAGGGTCCCCTTGTCTAAGTCCCCTGTGTGGCTCAAACCTAGGCTGAGGGTTTCCGTTTAACATGATAGAAAAAGACACTGATGTCACACAGTTCATAATAAGACTTACCCAGCTCGCAGGAAAACCCATCTGTTTTAAAACTGACTCAAGAAAAGACCATTCAATACGGTCATACGCTTTGGACATGTCCAATTTTAGCGCCATAGTGCCATTGCGGCCagtaactttcttcttcatatagtGAAAACATTCATAGGCAATCAACGCATTATCAGTTATTAAACGCCCTGGGACAAACGCACTCTGATTTTCACTAATAAGATCCGgcagaatcaattttagcctattTGCAATTGTCTTAGTGACAATCTTAAAAATAACATTGCATAAACTAATAGGTCTATATTGGTTCGCATGCTCAGCCTTTTTAGTCTTAGGGATAAGAACCAACAAAGTATGGTTAATAATACCTGGTGATAGACCACCACTCAAAATTTGAAGACAAAACTCTGACACCTCCTCCCCTATAACAGTCCAGAATTTCTGATAAAAAAGTGCAGGAAGACCATCAATGCCTGGCGCTTTTGTTGGGTGCATCTGGAATAGCGCCTCCTCTACCTCCTCCTTACTGAAAGGCTCACTGAGAATGGTCAAGTGAGCTGTAGAAAGCCGGCCTGCAACCAAAGAAGTTACCTCCTCCACCCCCGAAGGATGTGAAGTGGCAAAAAGGTTAGTAAAATAGTCCATAAGGACCCTAGAAATATCCTTATCCTCTTCAAATTTCCTTCCTCGGTCATCTCTGAGTTGTTCAATCATATTCCTCTTACACCTTTGGGACGCTTTCTGATGGAAAAATTTTGAGTTTTTGTCCCCATGTTTCAGCCATGTGGCTCTTGACCTCTGACCCCACCAGATCTCCTCCTGCTCCAACAAGTTGTCTAACTCTTTTGATGCCTCACTAGTTGCCAACCTCACTTGCTCGGTTTGGATTTTCCCCTGAAGGTTTTGCAACAAGGCTTGCTGATCAGCTATTTTCCTGGGTAGGTTTCCAAACTTGGATCTGCTCCAACCATTAAGAGCACTACTTACAGCTGCAATTCTGGCAAGAAAATTTGTTTCCCCAGTGCACCATGATTCAGTTACAACCTCTGCACACTCTTCTCCCTCCTGAAGCCATAACTCTTCAAATCGGAACATACGCGTTCGTTTGAGTTCTTTTCGCCCTCTACTGGTACCACACGTTAATAAGATGGGGCTATGGTCGGACTGGTGCCGCTGGAAATGCACAATAGATGTGACTGGCCAGAGTGCAGTCCATTCATCATTAACCAAAGCTAAATCAAGCCTCTCTTCAATAGTTCCCGGAACGGTTCGATTATTAGACCAAGTGAACCGCTTCCTTGAGAATTCCACCTCAAACAAGCCACAGTCTCTACACATCTGATTAACCCACTGAATATGTCCCAAGTCGGGAGGGTCCCCACCCAATTTATCAAAGGGGGAGAGGATATCATTAAAGTCTCCGATCACCACACATGCCCTCGGGTCCTGGGGCACCAAATTTTTTATAAGGTTCCATGTCTCTATTTTCCTACCCTCCTCCGGATAACCATAAAGGCCAACCATTGTCATAGGGATTGCCTCATCAGGGTGCAAAATAGTGCACAAAATATGGTGCAATGATGCATTAATAATTTCCAATTGAAGATCACTGCGCCACCATAGGCATAAGCCACCTGCTCTAGAATTCCCTCGCCCTGCACAATGGACAGGAAAAATGTTAGGTAAACCACAAATACCTCTATGTTGAAGAGCCTCTGATGTATACAACTTAGTCTCCATAAGGAACACCACGTCGGGATCTTTTGAGTGGATGAGTTTTTTCAAAACCCGTACTATCTGTAGGTTCCCAAGCCCACGACAGTTCCACGATAGGATCTTCATTGAGGTGAGCGGGACTGCTCAACCGCAGTCTCCGCCATTCCCAATCCATCATCAGTGTTTTTCTTCTTTAGGGGGGGTGAGAACCCCGTGCTCAATGGCCCAAGTATGGAAGATGACACACTCGACCTCTTCATTGGAGGGATATCATGCTTGGTTCCCCCTCCTGCTCCACCTCCCTCACGGATCACCACACCTCTTGCTTTATAGCTTTTGTCCCGTGCTCCTACTTTATTCCCTAGTCCAGGTGACGTGAATGAGAAATCCACCTGCTTGCCTTCACGGGAGTGCATCTCCTTGTTCATGTTTTGAGTCTCAGAACCTGTCCCCACGGTGCTTGATCCTTTGGAGAATTTCTCCACAGCACCCGCAACGAACTTTCCCACCTTGGGGGTATTGGTGCCATGAACACGTGAGCCTGTACCTACCTCCTCCTTGTCTGCAATTTCAGCACCAGTAATAGCATATGTGGGAGCCTCAGAGTCAACCTTCTCTTGTTGTTCCTCCTCTCCATCATAGAGTGCTTCCTCGCTTCTTCCACCGTGGCGTCGATCACCCTCACCTTCAGCTCTTAGCCAGTTTCCAAATCTGTTTGGTCTTCCGTCCTCTTGAATCTCACAGTCCTTGAGGACGTGATCCAGTTTGCCACATCGATAGCAGAAATTAATCAGTTTTTCATACTTGAAAGCCACCTTTGTGGAAGGTTTTCCTTTTGCCGTAATCAACTGCCCACGGCGGAGAGGGCCATCAATATTAATCCAAGCACGGATACGCAAGCACATACCATATCTATTGGTCTCGTACCTGTCCCAGTCCAGGAAACCGCCAAATGATTCACCAAGGGAGCGTGCCATTTTCTCTATGCGGAGAGTATACGGCAGTCCATGCACTTGGACCCGTAAGGGGACCCTCGTGATGGGGATGGAGTCTGGATTCATAGTGATATCAAAGGTGTTCAGGGCAATAAGTTGCCGACTGAAAAACCATGGTCCACCTTTGAGGACAAGGTCTCTATCTTTTGATGATCCAAACTTAATGGAAAACAGGTTTACTCCCACGTTGCAGATTTCCAAACAGTTACGGGACTCCCAGTACCTCCGCATAACACTGCGAAACACGCGCGGTTCCACCTTTGTTGCCGTCAGTACACGTCCTAGTAGCCAAACGTCCACCCCCAGGTTGGGGTCAACTTCTATCTCCCCAACGTCAAGGGCCTCATTCTCAGCGCCTTCAAGTTCAAAGTCTGGGATCATCTCCTCAAGGGCCATGTCGGCCATCGTTACTGGAACAAGGTGGGATGCAAAAATTGCAGGTCCAGGAAGACGTCACTGTTGCAAAAATAGCAACCTCGCTGCAGAGTTTCCTGGATACCTTCGACAAACACGAAAGCAGTTAGGGCAAAACGGAAGCGCCACTCGTGAATCGGCACGTGGGATGGCTGTGAGTGGTCTAACGCTGGTGTGGGGGAGAGCGGCACAGCTTTCTAGGTTTTTGGatcaaaaccctagcagaccTCATGATCAAAACCCTCTTATCCTACTGGTGACTGTCCCCTTTTTTAATAATGAATTTCCAATCCAATGGGAGAAGTTGGTTGAGCATGGTTTGGACTCCGTCGAGGATTGGGGTAATGAAGGTGAACATTGATGGCAGCTTTGTTGATGACAACATGGGAATGGGGTTTGGGTGTTTATGTCGGGATGGAACTGGTAGTTGGTCGTTTGGGGTCGTAGGGCATGAGAGTGGTGGAAACCGATTTGTAGTAGAGGCCCTAGCTCTCCGTCGCGGACTCTATTATGCTTGAATCATGGCTTTCGGTGTTTAGAGGTTGGATTAGATTGTACATATTTGGTAGCTGCGATGGAAGTTGAGAACTCAAATAAGTTTGACAGTAATCTCAAGGAGACAAAATCTTGGATGCGGCGTGATTGGCAGGTGGTTTTATGTTGGATCCCGCGAGATTGTAACAAAGCTGCAGATTGGCTGGCCCGGGAAGGGAAGAGATTCACGCATTCTGGTGCTACTCTGATCCAGATGCCTCCTATTGAGCTGAAAACTCTCATGTTGAAAGATATCATGCTTCTTCCTTAGTTGTTTTGCTCTGTGTTTAATTTTCCAATGTATAAAAAACAATCAATTACACTCTCACACGACTCAATTTGTAAGGACAGACCAGTTCTCACCGGAAAGTTCTGAGTTCAATTTCCGCTACTGatataaaaaaatgtgttgatGAGTATGTGTAAGTACCTCTATAAGCGACCAAAGTTCCAAAGATATGTCACGTTTTTATCATTTATAAGATAATTTTTTTGCAAGAGACCAAAATACAAAAAATGGAATTTTTTACaaggaataaaataaaactaagtaaATTTATAAGGATCAAAATCTTATTTGatcatttaaaaaattacttttttgcACTTCAGAAAATAATAAGCCTTTAAAAACAACTATTGTCCTTTTTACAAAAACTGGAATTTGATTTTTGGTCAATGGATTTGTAATGATATAAGATAAAGCCACGTACAATTAAAAAGGTCTCAGCCcaccttgatcttacactgcTAAAAAGATTAACAAAGCTAAAAAAATGGAACTGGAGTTATTAGTCAGGCCAGCGTAGCCACTTATACTGAATGAGTCCATTACGACAACCCACAGCAAATTGGGCTTCAAACTTTCACACCTGGCCCATACAGATACATCAATCGggagtgaatcaccattttggtccctgagaTTGTAAGCGtcggtcatattagtccctggatttcattaatggtgaaaaaaatcCCTGAGTTTGTCtccgtcggtcatagtagtccctaacCACGTTGGGCCGTTAGTCCCTGGGACGGAAAAGTAACATGTCACTTTAATTGACACCTTGGCTTGCCCCCGTGTCGTGCCACGTGTCATAAGTTACTTTCCCCCCAAAAATCTTTATTTCACAATGGTCCCTGATGACCTGGCACCTCCCCATTGGACCAATATGTGGGCAAATTAGTCCCTACCAACCTATGATCATAATACGTTGGAGACTAGAGAGAGCGAGTGTCagaccatcttcttcttccttaccCATTGCAGAGagaaaagcttcaacctttgagAGGATTAGGTTGAAAAACACTGGTTCCCGAGTGGCGGTGAAGTTGGGTGTGTTCATTGTTGTTGTCTGGTGAAGGACGACGGCCGACGGTGACGAGTTCCACGGTGTGTCTTCATCGTTCTTCACGACGTAAAGGTAGGTTTTTGCTTTAAGTTTCATTGTTATTTTCGTCTTCTATTTCTTGGTTTTGTATGTGTTAGTGTTCGAATTGATGTTAGGTTGGTGTTTGTGTAGTGAGATTTTGGGTTTGGTTATTGGATTTTATTTGGGGTTGGGGTTTATGATGATACATGCTATTTGGGGTTGGGGTTTCATGATATTACTTATAACTTTGTGTGTCATGCAATGCAGATGATTAATCGCAGGATGACTCTGATTTTGTACCATGGTGGAAATCTAGTGACAAATGCTGAGCCTGATGGTGTTGGTGTGTTGTATGATGGAGGTGAAATGTGTGTGTGGGAAGACATTGATGTGGATACATTCAATGTATTTACACTGGAAGCATTAGCCAAAGAACACTACTACCACACCTTTAGCAAAATATGGTTTCGGAATCATGGAGCTGAAGAAGGGATAATGGATCTCATTAAGGTTGAAGGGGATGATTCTATAAGAGACATGTTCATAGTTGCTAGGAAGAACAACTGGGAGATAGAAGTCTACTTTGAGCATATTATGAATCATGAGCCATTTATTGTGCATGGACCTCCTGATCCAGTGGTGCCtagtgaagatgatgatgatgtagaGATCATACCAAATGCTGAAAATGTTGTAGAACCAGAGGGAAGCAAAGTAGCTGATATTGCAAGCAGAGTTCCTGATCCAGTTGTGgctagtga contains:
- the LOC130726306 gene encoding E3 ubiquitin-protein ligase RSL1-like — translated: MEYEAPTFSLFTEPPPPSSSSSITNPQFPNLQNPNPNPMTLNPQTRTTRRRRTVLPPSIEIIDVDSISFTRRTPPTTTVIDLSDTEDDDDDDVRILNFIPANTPFGKRIKKRHTEKAESSNDAPFTCEICTDTKTVRDSFAISGCSHAYCSDCVATYVRSKLEENVINIRCPVSGCSGLLEAEDCRAILSPEVFDRWGTATCEALFAVSEKFYCPFKDCSTLLIDDGAEKVMESECPNCRRMFCAQCKVPWHDGVTCEEFQKLGKDEREKEDMMLMKLAKDQKWKRCPHCKFYVAKSEGCMYMKCRCGHAFCYNCGAPNKNPSHHCNKCHR
- the LOC130725541 gene encoding uncharacterized protein LOC130725541 — translated: MALVQTTIYMMWEARNHHQFRQRPSSTELILRRVASVQAEVRVGASAPATIERNVAWRGPARGTYKCNFDASFVDGGAAGLGMVVRNHRGEVMASACSYPVHVTTPLLAEAMAMRWSLQLAIDLGFRRISLETDCLQLFNHWHAKEDGRSYLSSIINDCRLLSHAFDLVSVMFVRRTGNTVADFLAKNSEAYTDTVWVEEVPLAAAPLIDADVMNLLPTGF